A single genomic interval of uncultured Pseudodesulfovibrio sp. harbors:
- the cls gene encoding cardiolipin synthase yields MESLDFQIMIGLFSLFYTVVEITAIFAAISAIRHTRTPQGAIAWAISLVTFPLVTLPLFWVFGRSKFHGYIDAMRSGEERFKELIGDKRPVFTVSANNPDNQSKVPHRTFETLSETPFLGGNDLQLLINGKATFDAIFKAIAKAERYLLVQFFIVHDDDLGQRLKNLLITKAKEGIRIHFLYDEVGCHATPAAYWQEMRDEGIQAQPFHTTRGRGNRFQLNFRNHRKIVVIDGYTAFVGGHNVGNEYLGITDRFTDWRDTHLHITGPAVVGIRTSFAKDWYWATRKLYELDTSVPMPAGDAQVMAFASGPADELESCSLMFIRAINTAQKRFWIASPYFVPDSPVRKALQLAAMRGVDVRIMLPRNPDHLLVYLAGFACLNELKLHGIRIYRYNEGFLHQKVFLADDQLAGVGTANLDNRSFRLNFEITMLVDNQPFCTEIERMFLDDFTNCIETDINEFNRKNVVYQTGIQLARLLSPIL; encoded by the coding sequence ATGGAATCGTTGGACTTTCAGATAATGATCGGCCTCTTCAGCCTTTTCTATACAGTAGTTGAAATCACTGCAATCTTTGCTGCCATCTCAGCCATTCGCCACACCCGCACTCCGCAGGGGGCAATTGCCTGGGCCATCTCGCTTGTCACCTTCCCACTGGTAACCCTCCCCCTGTTCTGGGTTTTCGGACGCAGCAAATTTCACGGCTATATCGATGCCATGCGTTCAGGAGAAGAACGCTTCAAGGAACTCATCGGTGACAAACGCCCTGTTTTCACGGTAAGCGCAAACAACCCGGACAACCAATCCAAGGTACCGCACAGGACCTTTGAAACACTTTCCGAGACCCCGTTTCTGGGTGGCAATGACCTGCAACTGCTCATCAATGGCAAGGCTACGTTCGATGCAATCTTCAAAGCCATCGCAAAAGCCGAACGATACCTGCTTGTTCAATTCTTCATCGTACACGATGACGACCTCGGGCAACGCCTCAAGAACCTACTAATCACCAAGGCAAAAGAAGGGATACGCATCCACTTTCTCTATGACGAAGTCGGCTGCCATGCCACTCCGGCAGCGTATTGGCAGGAAATGCGAGACGAGGGAATCCAGGCACAGCCCTTCCACACAACCCGAGGCCGCGGCAACCGTTTCCAGCTCAATTTCAGGAATCACCGGAAGATCGTCGTAATCGACGGGTACACAGCATTCGTCGGCGGTCATAACGTGGGCAACGAATATCTCGGCATTACGGACCGTTTCACCGACTGGCGGGACACACACCTACATATCACCGGTCCTGCCGTAGTGGGAATACGAACGAGCTTTGCAAAAGACTGGTACTGGGCAACACGAAAACTCTACGAACTCGACACATCCGTTCCCATGCCCGCAGGCGATGCACAAGTCATGGCCTTCGCATCCGGTCCTGCGGACGAACTCGAATCCTGCTCACTCATGTTCATCCGCGCCATCAATACGGCTCAGAAGCGTTTCTGGATCGCAAGCCCCTACTTCGTACCTGACAGCCCGGTTCGCAAGGCACTGCAACTGGCAGCAATGCGCGGCGTGGACGTCCGCATCATGCTGCCTCGCAACCCGGACCACCTGCTCGTCTACCTTGCCGGATTCGCCTGCCTCAATGAACTGAAACTGCACGGCATTCGCATCTATCGCTACAATGAAGGATTTCTCCATCAGAAAGTATTTCTGGCGGACGATCAACTTGCCGGCGTCGGCACTGCCAACCTCGACAACAGGTCATTCCGCCTCAACTTCGAGATCACTATGCTGGTGGACAATCAACCGTTCTGCACTGAAATCGAACGCATGTTTCTTGATGATTTTACCAACTGCATTGAAACAGACATCAACGAATTCAATCGCAAGAATGTCGTCTACCAAACCGGCATACAGTTAGCTCGCCTGCTTTCACCGATTCTTTGA
- a CDS encoding MATE family efflux transporter: protein MKSVHVGSPDEHPFLTAPNKTLIQLAVPVLFALVAEPLTGLADTAFVARLPGSEPVAALGIGTVAFSSIFWAFSFLGIGTQTEVAQAVGRGAHGHAVKVVSLAALLAACIGCALMLLAYPALDMISGVLGAQGNVGILAREYMLYRLLGAPAVLVVVACFGAFRGVQDMRTPLYVAVGINVLNVILDWLLIFGCGPFPAMGVGGAAIASSISQWCGAIWALFVVSRRLGLTVHVHGAGLAKLMKIGGDLFMRTGMVLLFLGLCTRYANQAGADEGAAYQAIRQFFIFSALFLDAFAVTGQSLVGYFLGAGAVPHARRVAAVVCGWSIGTGVCMCIAMLLGEQGVVWLLVPPTAHEVFGPAWLVVALTQPIGSLSFATDGIHWGTGDFRYLRNVMFIAVGISFGLLVWMAKLEPGPMLVVIWCVTALWTFIRAGFGLARVWPGIGDAPLALRT from the coding sequence GTGAAGAGCGTACATGTCGGCAGCCCGGATGAGCATCCGTTTTTGACTGCACCCAACAAAACATTGATACAGCTTGCCGTACCTGTGCTTTTTGCATTGGTTGCGGAACCGTTGACCGGCTTGGCTGATACCGCATTTGTGGCGCGTTTGCCCGGTTCGGAGCCGGTTGCGGCGCTTGGCATAGGGACCGTTGCCTTTTCTTCCATTTTCTGGGCGTTTTCCTTTCTTGGCATAGGGACTCAGACTGAAGTTGCACAGGCTGTTGGGCGGGGAGCGCATGGTCATGCCGTCAAGGTGGTGTCGCTTGCAGCCTTGCTCGCGGCGTGCATTGGATGCGCGCTTATGCTTTTGGCGTATCCCGCGCTTGATATGATTTCCGGGGTACTGGGGGCACAAGGGAACGTTGGCATTCTGGCCCGGGAATATATGCTGTATCGCCTTCTCGGAGCACCTGCCGTGCTGGTTGTCGTTGCCTGCTTCGGCGCATTCCGTGGCGTGCAGGACATGCGTACTCCGCTGTATGTTGCGGTCGGTATCAACGTGTTGAATGTGATTCTTGATTGGTTGCTGATTTTTGGTTGCGGACCGTTCCCGGCCATGGGGGTTGGTGGTGCGGCGATAGCCAGTTCGATCAGTCAATGGTGCGGAGCCATATGGGCCTTGTTTGTCGTTTCACGGCGTCTTGGCCTGACAGTTCATGTGCACGGTGCCGGATTGGCAAAGCTGATGAAGATCGGTGGCGACCTGTTCATGCGAACAGGCATGGTGTTGCTTTTTCTCGGATTATGTACGCGGTATGCCAATCAGGCTGGGGCAGATGAAGGGGCCGCTTATCAGGCTATTCGGCAGTTCTTCATATTTTCCGCGTTGTTTCTTGATGCGTTTGCCGTGACTGGCCAGAGTCTGGTTGGCTATTTCCTTGGCGCAGGGGCTGTGCCGCATGCCCGACGGGTGGCGGCTGTCGTATGCGGGTGGAGCATCGGAACAGGCGTATGCATGTGTATTGCCATGCTGCTCGGCGAACAGGGGGTTGTCTGGCTGCTTGTCCCGCCGACTGCTCATGAAGTGTTCGGTCCGGCTTGGCTGGTGGTGGCATTGACCCAACCAATTGGCTCCCTGTCTTTTGCAACTGACGGCATCCATTGGGGGACAGGGGATTTTCGCTATTTGCGGAATGTCATGTTCATTGCCGTCGGCATCAGTTTTGGCCTCCTTGTATGGATGGCGAAACTTGAGCCGGGGCCGATGCTTGTCGTTATTTGGTGTGTAACCGCTTTGTGGACGTTTATTCGTGCCGGGTTTGGGCTGGCGCGAGTCTGGCCGGGGATCGGGGATGCTCCGCTTGCGCTACGGACGTGA
- the ligA gene encoding NAD-dependent DNA ligase LigA yields the protein MVSPDTLKRAAQLREKLEYHNHRYYVLDDPEISDAEYDTLFRELSALEAEHPELDDPNSPTRRVGGKPAEGFTQYEHVERMYSLDNAMDTDAWFAFADRVDKGVGTTDVAYWTDPKMDGMAIEVIYERGHFVRAATRGDGRIGEDVTHNMRTVMNLPMKLHGSTVPDLLEVRGEVVMSNTDFAALNERQREAGEKVFANPRNAAAGSIRQLDPKVAAARPLRFMGYGIGRVQWAPLFGANAWKTQQEIMAGLAELGFAVAPEAKLCGSRQEVADYFAELMARREEMPFEIDGVVAKVNSLDMQRALGFTSRAPKWAMALKFPASQAKTLLKSIRIQVGRTGVLTPVAELEPVQLAGVVVSNATLHNKGYIEERDFRIGDTVLIQRAGDVIPQVLSVDMDKRPDFAKVFEFPMECPVCHSEAREDGEAVRCMNSACPAKTVQRIIHFVSKAGLDMEGVGKKWVQRLAEDEVVKSPADLFTLEKTALLRYGGMGDKSAANFIAAIAKAKGEAPLWRLIAGLGIRHVGEQTARTLAANFEDLEAIGKVTREELQDLEDVGPIVAESLFDFFQSEEARELIERFKAADFWPEGGAGSAAPSGDLPLAGKVFIFTGSLPDMTRNQAQALVEEQGGSAVKSISKKVDYVVAGEKAGSKVAKAEKLGLQVIDFDAFMELLRKAE from the coding sequence ATGGTTTCCCCGGACACTTTGAAACGCGCAGCACAGTTGCGTGAAAAACTCGAATATCACAATCACCGCTATTACGTATTGGATGACCCGGAAATTTCCGATGCGGAATATGACACTTTGTTTCGGGAACTCTCTGCTTTGGAAGCAGAACATCCCGAACTTGACGATCCCAACTCCCCGACGCGCCGTGTAGGCGGCAAGCCAGCCGAAGGATTTACCCAGTATGAGCATGTTGAGCGCATGTACAGTCTGGACAACGCCATGGATACCGATGCGTGGTTTGCCTTTGCCGACCGCGTGGACAAAGGTGTGGGAACAACGGACGTTGCCTACTGGACCGATCCCAAGATGGATGGCATGGCCATTGAAGTCATTTACGAGAGGGGCCATTTCGTGCGTGCCGCTACGCGTGGTGACGGGCGTATCGGTGAAGATGTGACGCACAATATGCGTACGGTCATGAACCTGCCCATGAAACTGCATGGCTCCACCGTACCGGACCTGCTTGAGGTTCGTGGTGAAGTGGTGATGTCCAATACGGATTTCGCGGCGTTGAATGAACGGCAACGTGAGGCCGGGGAAAAGGTTTTTGCCAATCCGCGCAATGCGGCTGCCGGGTCCATTCGCCAGCTTGACCCCAAGGTCGCGGCGGCTCGTCCGCTTCGGTTCATGGGGTATGGCATCGGGCGTGTGCAGTGGGCTCCGCTGTTTGGTGCGAACGCATGGAAGACGCAGCAGGAAATCATGGCCGGACTGGCGGAACTCGGTTTTGCCGTCGCGCCGGAAGCGAAGCTGTGCGGATCGCGTCAGGAAGTGGCTGATTATTTTGCGGAACTCATGGCGCGGCGTGAAGAAATGCCGTTCGAGATCGATGGTGTCGTGGCAAAGGTCAACAGCCTTGACATGCAGCGCGCACTCGGGTTTACGTCCCGTGCTCCCAAATGGGCCATGGCGCTCAAATTCCCCGCATCACAGGCAAAGACTCTCTTGAAGTCCATACGGATTCAGGTGGGGCGTACCGGCGTGTTGACCCCGGTTGCCGAGCTTGAGCCTGTGCAGCTTGCGGGTGTTGTTGTGTCCAATGCGACCCTGCACAACAAGGGGTACATTGAAGAACGCGATTTTCGTATCGGCGACACCGTGCTCATCCAGCGGGCAGGGGATGTCATTCCGCAGGTCTTGTCCGTGGATATGGACAAGCGACCGGATTTTGCCAAGGTCTTTGAATTTCCCATGGAGTGTCCCGTCTGCCATTCCGAGGCGCGGGAGGACGGCGAGGCCGTGCGGTGTATGAACAGTGCCTGTCCTGCCAAGACCGTGCAGCGCATCATTCATTTTGTTTCCAAGGCCGGACTTGATATGGAAGGCGTGGGAAAGAAATGGGTGCAGCGTCTGGCTGAAGATGAAGTCGTAAAATCACCTGCGGACCTTTTTACTTTGGAGAAGACCGCGTTGCTTCGGTACGGCGGCATGGGCGACAAGTCAGCAGCCAATTTCATTGCGGCCATTGCCAAGGCAAAGGGCGAGGCACCGCTCTGGCGGCTTATCGCCGGACTCGGCATACGGCACGTCGGCGAGCAGACGGCACGGACCCTTGCTGCGAATTTTGAAGATTTGGAAGCCATAGGCAAGGTGACTCGTGAAGAGTTGCAAGATCTTGAGGATGTCGGTCCTATTGTGGCCGAGTCCCTTTTCGATTTTTTCCAGAGTGAAGAAGCCCGTGAGCTTATCGAGCGATTCAAGGCGGCTGATTTTTGGCCTGAAGGCGGTGCGGGAAGCGCTGCTCCGTCCGGCGATCTGCCGCTTGCCGGGAAAGTGTTCATTTTTACAGGCAGTTTGCCGGATATGACGCGCAATCAAGCGCAGGCATTGGTTGAGGAGCAGGGCGGTTCTGCGGTCAAGTCCATCTCGAAGAAGGTGGACTATGTCGTGGCCGGAGAAAAGGCCGGTTCCAAGGTTGCCAAGGCGGAAAAACTCGGATTGCAGGTTATTGACTTTGATGCCTTCATGGAATTACTTCGGAAGGCCGAATAG
- a CDS encoding Hpt domain-containing protein, producing MADKEVIDSKFLASMATKQPFLKRMFTVFISQEPKRIQEIKDALKSQDVERLRHLAHALKGGAATMGVERVRDCCLELENASKAEDLSAAQSHLGELEKEMRHAYAFMFNYLADH from the coding sequence ATGGCGGATAAAGAAGTAATAGACAGCAAATTCCTAGCTTCAATGGCTACCAAGCAACCGTTTCTCAAGCGGATGTTCACGGTGTTCATTTCGCAGGAACCAAAACGCATTCAGGAAATAAAGGATGCCCTCAAGTCGCAGGACGTTGAACGCCTGCGCCACCTCGCTCATGCCCTGAAAGGGGGAGCGGCCACCATGGGAGTCGAGCGGGTACGCGATTGCTGCCTTGAATTGGAAAATGCCTCGAAAGCGGAGGATTTAAGCGCAGCCCAGTCGCATCTTGGAGAACTGGAAAAGGAAATGCGCCACGCCTACGCTTTCATGTTCAACTATCTGGCCGACCACTAG
- a CDS encoding transporter substrate-binding domain-containing protein, with the protein MIRIWFYAIVMFFVFSVSAQAAKTTLTYALFSRGWPPLEMMTNGEPHGLVVDILKEVLPDDVELAVTPMPAPRRSLYSADGGVYVRLEAREWMRTEFDYWWSDPVLPMVTSLCSPIDRPLEYEGLHSLEGKTIGCIRNYSYPFIEGLFQSGKATRYDVNSDQVQLRMLKAKRVDAAVIDRISAGWIVRNMKDVSMSDFYVEPKPLGAVSLRFAFNRVPGWEKTLPEINRKLRQIKKNGTLERLLRKYK; encoded by the coding sequence GTGATTCGGATTTGGTTTTATGCAATTGTCATGTTTTTTGTTTTTTCAGTCTCGGCGCAGGCGGCGAAAACAACGTTGACGTATGCTCTTTTTTCGCGTGGGTGGCCGCCTTTGGAAATGATGACGAACGGGGAACCGCATGGTTTGGTCGTTGATATATTGAAAGAAGTGTTGCCCGATGATGTTGAACTTGCCGTTACCCCGATGCCGGCACCTCGCAGGTCGCTGTATTCTGCCGATGGGGGTGTGTATGTCCGTCTTGAAGCTCGTGAGTGGATGAGGACAGAGTTCGATTATTGGTGGAGTGACCCCGTCTTGCCAATGGTAACCAGCCTTTGCTCTCCGATTGATCGTCCTTTGGAGTATGAAGGCCTTCATAGCCTTGAAGGGAAAACCATCGGGTGCATCAGGAATTATTCCTATCCGTTCATTGAAGGGTTGTTTCAGTCGGGCAAGGCGACGCGTTATGACGTCAACAGCGATCAGGTACAGTTGCGAATGCTGAAGGCCAAGCGGGTTGATGCTGCGGTTATTGATCGAATCAGCGCCGGATGGATTGTTCGGAATATGAAAGATGTCAGCATGTCGGATTTTTATGTTGAGCCGAAACCGCTTGGTGCCGTGAGTTTGCGTTTTGCCTTCAATAGGGTGCCGGGGTGGGAAAAGACACTGCCTGAAATAAATAGGAAGTTGAGACAGATTAAGAAAAACGGGACGCTTGAGCGTCTATTGCGGAAATACAAGTAG
- the dapB gene encoding 4-hydroxy-tetrahydrodipicolinate reductase — protein sequence MATDVVILGAKGRMGNTLVNMALADEELNLVGACERKGNVAGIDHEGCVASDCLEELLPQVPGAVIVDFTSPESSVAMAEIAAKHGNPAVIGTTGLNNEQQAELAESAKQVPLFWAPNMSVGVNVLLKVLPALVQALGPDYDMEMVETHHKMKKDSPSGTALKLAQCLAEARGWEYDDVKKHCRDGIIGERPKEEIGVQTLRGGDVVGDHTMYFFGPGERIEVTHRAHSRETFASGALRAAKWLSQQKPGKLYAMADIF from the coding sequence ATGGCTACCGATGTTGTCATCCTCGGCGCGAAAGGCCGCATGGGTAATACTTTGGTCAACATGGCTCTGGCGGATGAAGAATTGAACCTTGTGGGCGCATGTGAACGCAAGGGGAATGTCGCAGGCATCGATCATGAAGGGTGTGTTGCTTCCGATTGTCTTGAAGAACTGCTGCCGCAGGTTCCCGGTGCGGTGATTGTTGATTTTACTTCGCCCGAGTCTTCGGTCGCCATGGCAGAGATTGCAGCCAAGCACGGTAATCCGGCGGTTATCGGTACAACCGGCCTCAACAACGAGCAGCAGGCCGAGCTGGCTGAATCCGCCAAGCAGGTTCCGCTGTTTTGGGCCCCCAATATGTCCGTTGGCGTCAATGTCCTGCTCAAGGTCCTTCCCGCGCTCGTACAGGCGCTTGGACCTGATTACGATATGGAAATGGTCGAGACGCATCACAAGATGAAGAAGGATTCTCCGAGCGGCACGGCCCTGAAATTGGCGCAGTGTCTGGCCGAGGCCCGAGGCTGGGAATATGACGATGTGAAAAAGCATTGCCGTGACGGCATCATAGGTGAGCGGCCCAAAGAGGAAATCGGCGTGCAGACTTTGCGCGGCGGTGATGTTGTCGGTGACCACACCATGTACTTTTTCGGTCCCGGCGAGCGCATTGAAGTTACGCACCGTGCCCATTCGCGCGAGACATTCGCTTCCGGCGCGCTCCGCGCAGCCAAGTGGCTGTCACAGCAAAAACCCGGCAAGCTCTACGCCATGGCTGACATTTTCTAA
- a CDS encoding potassium channel protein, which translates to MFKQVHRQMLRLRARLGSFWSIILGLIYLMIVFFVGISYYMGAEDWDFASSFYMVVITLSTVGFMEVNQLSEQGRIFTAFMIMGGVGGFVYIAGAFAQIIIDGRLQILWGKHKMMKEIGKLKDHFIICGHGRIGSIVVQEIMAEGHDVVVIEQTPELIDKMEQDGILCLEGDATSDEMLLNAGLLQAKSLISALTSEAANVYVTLTARQLNPDIIIVARAGDKSHISRLELAGADRVVLPHFIGGLRMAQNVLRPTVTNFLELAVRGGIDLQMEELEVTPTSELVEKDLIESKIRPRFNLIIIAIKKESGEMVFNPGPKEVINSRDTLLAVGKKSDLNDIKNIL; encoded by the coding sequence ATGTTTAAACAGGTTCACCGGCAGATGCTGCGTCTGAGAGCAAGGCTCGGGTCTTTCTGGAGTATTATTCTTGGCCTGATATATCTCATGATCGTCTTCTTTGTGGGGATCAGCTACTATATGGGAGCTGAAGATTGGGATTTTGCAAGCTCTTTTTACATGGTGGTCATCACTCTATCCACCGTCGGCTTCATGGAAGTCAACCAGCTTTCCGAGCAGGGACGAATTTTTACCGCCTTCATGATCATGGGCGGAGTCGGTGGCTTTGTTTATATTGCGGGTGCGTTCGCGCAGATCATTATTGACGGTAGATTGCAAATTTTATGGGGTAAGCATAAAATGATGAAAGAAATAGGTAAGTTGAAAGATCATTTTATCATCTGTGGGCATGGCCGCATCGGCAGTATCGTGGTGCAGGAAATAATGGCGGAAGGCCATGATGTTGTTGTCATCGAGCAGACTCCGGAACTCATTGACAAGATGGAGCAGGATGGCATCCTGTGTCTTGAGGGCGATGCTACAAGCGATGAAATGCTTTTGAATGCAGGTTTGTTGCAAGCCAAGTCACTTATTTCCGCCCTGACCAGCGAGGCTGCCAACGTTTACGTGACCTTGACGGCACGCCAGCTTAACCCGGATATCATCATTGTTGCCCGTGCGGGTGACAAATCTCATATCTCCCGCCTTGAATTGGCCGGTGCCGATCGTGTCGTCCTGCCGCACTTTATCGGTGGACTTCGCATGGCGCAGAATGTACTTCGTCCCACGGTTACCAACTTCCTCGAGTTGGCAGTGCGTGGCGGCATTGATCTTCAGATGGAAGAGCTGGAGGTTACGCCGACTTCCGAACTGGTGGAAAAGGATTTGATCGAGTCCAAGATTCGGCCCCGGTTCAATCTCATCATTATCGCCATCAAGAAGGAATCCGGGGAAATGGTCTTCAATCCCGGTCCCAAAGAGGTCATCAATTCTCGCGACACGCTGCTTGCGGTCGGCAAGAAGAGCGACCTGAACGATATCAAGAACATCTTATAA
- a CDS encoding transporter substrate-binding domain-containing protein, whose amino-acid sequence MKLICSVVLFAVMSIVSVSEVRSEEMKDVYSCGIAQGYPPYQFQNDAGEPVGLDVDVLKLVFEKMNKKVIFRQDKWNNIVANLCYGDLDCVGGMEVNQTRRSCFDFTTPYYSRRITVFVLADNNDIQNIQDLKWQTIAGDRHSFVEQLFKKQGLMKQIRIFQTKSKDESMRLLKEGTVAAVIAPRAVGSYLAKKYEINVRMLEYSDQGSPVALAVKKGNDALLQQLESALMELEQDGKLNVIFKKWGIQ is encoded by the coding sequence ATGAAACTCATATGTAGTGTTGTGCTCTTTGCCGTGATGAGTATCGTCAGTGTTTCCGAGGTTCGTTCCGAGGAGATGAAAGACGTGTATTCTTGCGGCATTGCTCAAGGTTATCCGCCGTATCAGTTTCAGAATGATGCTGGGGAACCTGTCGGTCTGGACGTTGATGTCCTGAAGCTTGTGTTCGAGAAAATGAATAAGAAAGTGATTTTTCGGCAAGACAAATGGAATAATATTGTGGCCAACCTGTGTTATGGCGATCTCGACTGTGTCGGAGGGATGGAGGTGAACCAGACACGTAGATCCTGTTTTGATTTTACCACCCCATATTATAGTAGAAGAATTACGGTGTTCGTGTTGGCAGACAACAATGACATTCAGAATATCCAGGATTTGAAATGGCAAACAATAGCGGGTGACAGGCATTCATTTGTAGAACAGCTTTTCAAGAAACAAGGGCTGATGAAACAGATACGTATTTTTCAGACCAAAAGTAAGGATGAGTCCATGCGCCTGCTGAAGGAAGGAACGGTTGCCGCCGTTATCGCGCCTCGGGCTGTCGGCTCGTACTTGGCCAAAAAGTATGAAATAAACGTGAGGATGTTGGAATATTCCGATCAGGGATCCCCTGTCGCCCTTGCTGTGAAAAAGGGGAACGATGCGTTGCTCCAGCAACTTGAATCAGCCCTGATGGAACTAGAACAGGATGGGAAGTTGAACGTGATTTTCAAGAAGTGGGGCATTCAGTAG
- a CDS encoding ACT domain-containing protein, with amino-acid sequence MKVNQLSIFLENRAGRLAEVTRLLSEAGVNIRALSLADTSDFGILRLIVSDFDTAKTKLKDNGFTVGRTSVVAVEVSDDPGGLHNILEMLQNAGINVEYMYAFVQQSGDSAVLIFRFDRTDQGIELLQKNGINIIPGDKLYSM; translated from the coding sequence ATGAAAGTCAATCAGCTCTCCATATTTCTGGAAAACCGCGCAGGCCGTCTGGCCGAGGTCACCCGCCTCCTGAGCGAAGCAGGTGTCAACATTCGGGCCCTGTCCCTTGCCGACACTTCCGACTTCGGCATCCTGCGCCTCATCGTATCCGACTTTGATACCGCCAAGACCAAGCTCAAGGACAACGGTTTCACCGTAGGTCGCACTTCGGTCGTGGCAGTGGAAGTCTCCGACGATCCGGGCGGGCTGCACAACATTCTGGAAATGCTCCAGAATGCCGGTATCAACGTGGAATACATGTACGCTTTCGTGCAGCAGAGCGGCGACAGCGCAGTGCTGATATTCCGGTTCGACCGCACGGATCAGGGTATCGAACTGCTCCAGAAAAACGGCATCAACATCATCCCCGGCGACAAGCTGTACTCGATGTAA